In a single window of the Rhodamnia argentea isolate NSW1041297 chromosome 2, ASM2092103v1, whole genome shotgun sequence genome:
- the LOC115738695 gene encoding transcription factor MYB8, producing the protein MGRSPCCEKAHTNKGAWTKEEDQRLIHYIRLHGEGCWRSLPKAAGLLRCGKSCRLRWINYLRPDLKRGNFTEEEDELIIKLHSLLGNKWSLIAGRLPGRTDNEIKNYWNTHIKRKLISQGIDPQTHRPLTSSAASPPSLPVAEISLISSSLDREHNGNGYYGCEKLEPKAEPPREDNHCTTSSGTTTDEELKRPLNRRQAQSGGELNLDLSIGLAPSCHELHRNPSSVTANTAESKLQEPPYPFFIVQTPATAAAATVCLCCQLGSRSGGGMCRNCQSNDGFFGY; encoded by the exons ATGGGACGATCCCCTTGCTGCGAGAAGGCGCACACCAACAAGGGCGCGTGGACCAAGGAGGAAGACCAGCGCCTCATCCACTACATCCGCCTCCACGGCGAAGGCTGCTGGCGTTCCCTCCCCAAAGCTGCCG GTCTTCTCAGGTGCGGCAAAAGTTGCCGGCTAAGGTGGATCAACTACCTCCGCCCCGACCTCAAGCGCGGCAACTTcaccgaggaagaagacgagctcATCATCAAGCTCCACAGCTTGCTCGGCAACAA ATGGTCTCTGATCGCCGGGAGGTTGCCCGGAAGAACCGACAACGAGATCAAGAACTACTGGAACACCCACATCAAGCGCAAGCTCATCAGCCAGGGAATCGACCCCCAGACCCACCGCCCCCTCACCTCCTCCGCGGCCTCCCCTCCCTCCTTGCCCGTCGCGGAAATCAGCCTCATCAGCTCGAGCCTCGATCGCGAGCACaacggcaacggctactacggCTGCGAGAAGCTCGAGCCCAAGGCGGAGCCTCCCCGGGAAGACAACCACTGCACGACGAGCAGCGGCACTACCACCGACGAGGAGCTGAAGCGGCCGCTAAATCGACGGCAAGCCCAGAGCGGAGGCGAGCTCAACTTGGACCTCTCGATTGGCCTGGCCCCATCTTGTCACGAGCTCCACCGCAACCCCTCCTCGGTGACTGCGAACACGGCAGAGTCTAAGCTTCAGGAGCCCCCCTACCCGTTCTTCATCGTGCAAACGCCCGCGACGGCTGCGGCAGCAACGGTGTGCTTATGCTGCCAGTTGGGGTCTCGGAGCGGAGGCGGGATGTGTCGGAATTGCCAGAGCAACGACGGCTTCTTTGGATACTAG
- the LOC115734322 gene encoding O-fucosyltransferase 9 isoform X2 — MPQGHSRLGGGRGSKKSLVEKLVLAVVSAVFRRRGVLLFAPVLYITGMVLYMGSFGFDVGVRMNAGGPAPPGSVYRSPQVFEKLWPLMENESNSSFNALTMAWSQTLHQSWQPCGSMTICQTGSKELPESNGFLIIEANGGLNQQRLSICDAVAVAGLLNATLVIPIFHLNSVWQDSSNFSDIFDEDFFIDSLKNNVKIVRELPEDMLQQFDYNISSIVNLRVKGWSTRNHYLEKVLPRMKELGAVRIAPFSNRLANAVPSPVQCLRCLANFEALRFAEPIRVLAERMVQRMTRRSSEGGGRYVSVHLRFEKDMVAFSCCKYDGGEEEKREMDIAREKGWRGKFRRKGRVIKPGANRMDGKCPLTPLEVGMMLRGMGFDNTTSVYVAAGKIYKEEKFMAPLKLMFPYLQTKNTLATPEELAPFKGFSSRLAALDYSVCLQSEVFVTTQGGNFPHFLIGHRRYLFGGHAKTIRPDKRKLALLFDNPKIRWENFKRQMQAMLHRSDVKGSELRKPGGSLYTFPMPDCMCKQNKMKHKH; from the exons ATGCCGCAAGGCCACAGCCGTCTG GGCGGCGGCAGGGGGTCGAAGAAGAGCCTGGTGGAGAAACTGGTGTTGGCGGTCGTGTCGGCGGTTTTTAGGCGGAGAGGCGTGCTCTTGTTCGCGCCGGTGTTGTACATTACTGGTATGGTGTTGTATATGGGGTCTTTCGGGTTCGACGTTGGGGTGAGGATGAATGCGGGCGGTCCTGCGCCTCCGGGATCTGTGTACAGGAGTCCTCAGGTCTTCGAGAAACTGTGGCCTTTGATGGAGAACGAAAGCAATTCCAGCTTTAACGCG TTGACAATGGCATGGAGTCAAACATTACATCAAAGTTGGCAGCCTTGTGGTAGCATGACCATCTGTCAAACAG GGTCCAAAGAATTGCCAGAATCGAATGGTTTCCTTATAATTGAAGCAAATGGTGGGTTAAACCAACAACGCTTGTCG ATATGTGATGCGGTGGCAGTAGCTGGACTGCTGAATGCAACTCTGGTTATACCTATTTTTCATCTGAACAGTGTTTGGCAAGATTCCAG CAACTTCTCAGACATATTTGATGAagattttttcattgattctcTCAAGAATAATGTAAAGATAGTCAGAGAACTCCCAGAGGATATGCTTCAGCAATTTGACTATAACATAAGCAGCATAGTAAATTTAAGAGTAAAAGGATGGTCCACTCGTAACCATTATCTTGAAAAGGTCCTTCCAAGGATGAAGGAACTCGG AGCTGTGCGCATTGCCCCTTTTTCCAACAGATTGGCAAATGCAGTTCCTTCACCGGTACAATGTCTCAGATGCTTAGCCAATTTTGAAGCGCTGAGGTTCGCAGAACCTATAAGAGTTCTTGCTGAGAGGATGGTTCAAAGAATGACTAGGAGAAGCTCAGAAGGTGGGGGCAGATATGTGTCGGTGCATCTTAGATTTGAGAAG GATATGGTTGCCTTTTCATGCTGCAAATATGATGGTGGAGAGGAGGAGAAACGTGAAATGGATATTGCTCGAGAAAAAGGATGGAGAGGAAAATTTAGGAGAAAAGGAAGAGTGATAAAACCTGGCGCAAATCGGATGGATGGAAAATGCCCTCTTACTCCGCTGGAG GTGGGCATGATGCTTAGGGGCATGGGTTTTGATAACACCACTTCAGTATATGTGGCAGCTGGAAAAatttataaagaagaaaagttcaTGGCCCCTCTTAAGTTGATGTTTCCATACCTACAAACAAAGAATACCCTTGCCACTCCCGAAGAACTAGCTCCATTCAAG GGCTTCTCATCTAGATTGGCAGCTCTTGATTATTCAGTTTGCCTTCAGAGTGAGGTATTTGTGACAACCCAAGGTGGAAACTTTCCTCACTTCTTGATTGGCCATAGACGGTACTTATTTGGAGGCCATGCCAAGACAATTAGGCCCGACAAAAGGAAATTGGCATTGTTGTTCGATAACCCCAAAATCAG GTGGGAGAATTTCAAGCGCCAGATGCAAGCTATGCTTCACCGAAGTGATGTTAAGGGAAGTGAGCTCAGAAAGCCTGGGGGCTCACTATACACTTTTCCCATGCCAGATTGCATGTGTAAGCAAAACAAGATGAAACATAAACATTGA
- the LOC115734322 gene encoding O-fucosyltransferase 9 isoform X1: protein MPQGHSRLGAGGRSTPSPPSSPRFRHGRNKSSGGGRGSKKSLVEKLVLAVVSAVFRRRGVLLFAPVLYITGMVLYMGSFGFDVGVRMNAGGPAPPGSVYRSPQVFEKLWPLMENESNSSFNALTMAWSQTLHQSWQPCGSMTICQTGSKELPESNGFLIIEANGGLNQQRLSICDAVAVAGLLNATLVIPIFHLNSVWQDSSNFSDIFDEDFFIDSLKNNVKIVRELPEDMLQQFDYNISSIVNLRVKGWSTRNHYLEKVLPRMKELGAVRIAPFSNRLANAVPSPVQCLRCLANFEALRFAEPIRVLAERMVQRMTRRSSEGGGRYVSVHLRFEKDMVAFSCCKYDGGEEEKREMDIAREKGWRGKFRRKGRVIKPGANRMDGKCPLTPLEVGMMLRGMGFDNTTSVYVAAGKIYKEEKFMAPLKLMFPYLQTKNTLATPEELAPFKGFSSRLAALDYSVCLQSEVFVTTQGGNFPHFLIGHRRYLFGGHAKTIRPDKRKLALLFDNPKIRWENFKRQMQAMLHRSDVKGSELRKPGGSLYTFPMPDCMCKQNKMKHKH, encoded by the exons ATGCCGCAAGGCCACAGCCGTCTGGGAGCCGGCGGCCGCTCCACGCCCTCTCCGCCCTCTTCGCCGCGGTTCCGCCACGGCCGGAACAAGAGCTCCGGCGGCGGCAGGGGGTCGAAGAAGAGCCTGGTGGAGAAACTGGTGTTGGCGGTCGTGTCGGCGGTTTTTAGGCGGAGAGGCGTGCTCTTGTTCGCGCCGGTGTTGTACATTACTGGTATGGTGTTGTATATGGGGTCTTTCGGGTTCGACGTTGGGGTGAGGATGAATGCGGGCGGTCCTGCGCCTCCGGGATCTGTGTACAGGAGTCCTCAGGTCTTCGAGAAACTGTGGCCTTTGATGGAGAACGAAAGCAATTCCAGCTTTAACGCG TTGACAATGGCATGGAGTCAAACATTACATCAAAGTTGGCAGCCTTGTGGTAGCATGACCATCTGTCAAACAG GGTCCAAAGAATTGCCAGAATCGAATGGTTTCCTTATAATTGAAGCAAATGGTGGGTTAAACCAACAACGCTTGTCG ATATGTGATGCGGTGGCAGTAGCTGGACTGCTGAATGCAACTCTGGTTATACCTATTTTTCATCTGAACAGTGTTTGGCAAGATTCCAG CAACTTCTCAGACATATTTGATGAagattttttcattgattctcTCAAGAATAATGTAAAGATAGTCAGAGAACTCCCAGAGGATATGCTTCAGCAATTTGACTATAACATAAGCAGCATAGTAAATTTAAGAGTAAAAGGATGGTCCACTCGTAACCATTATCTTGAAAAGGTCCTTCCAAGGATGAAGGAACTCGG AGCTGTGCGCATTGCCCCTTTTTCCAACAGATTGGCAAATGCAGTTCCTTCACCGGTACAATGTCTCAGATGCTTAGCCAATTTTGAAGCGCTGAGGTTCGCAGAACCTATAAGAGTTCTTGCTGAGAGGATGGTTCAAAGAATGACTAGGAGAAGCTCAGAAGGTGGGGGCAGATATGTGTCGGTGCATCTTAGATTTGAGAAG GATATGGTTGCCTTTTCATGCTGCAAATATGATGGTGGAGAGGAGGAGAAACGTGAAATGGATATTGCTCGAGAAAAAGGATGGAGAGGAAAATTTAGGAGAAAAGGAAGAGTGATAAAACCTGGCGCAAATCGGATGGATGGAAAATGCCCTCTTACTCCGCTGGAG GTGGGCATGATGCTTAGGGGCATGGGTTTTGATAACACCACTTCAGTATATGTGGCAGCTGGAAAAatttataaagaagaaaagttcaTGGCCCCTCTTAAGTTGATGTTTCCATACCTACAAACAAAGAATACCCTTGCCACTCCCGAAGAACTAGCTCCATTCAAG GGCTTCTCATCTAGATTGGCAGCTCTTGATTATTCAGTTTGCCTTCAGAGTGAGGTATTTGTGACAACCCAAGGTGGAAACTTTCCTCACTTCTTGATTGGCCATAGACGGTACTTATTTGGAGGCCATGCCAAGACAATTAGGCCCGACAAAAGGAAATTGGCATTGTTGTTCGATAACCCCAAAATCAG GTGGGAGAATTTCAAGCGCCAGATGCAAGCTATGCTTCACCGAAGTGATGTTAAGGGAAGTGAGCTCAGAAAGCCTGGGGGCTCACTATACACTTTTCCCATGCCAGATTGCATGTGTAAGCAAAACAAGATGAAACATAAACATTGA
- the LOC115734322 gene encoding O-fucosyltransferase 9 isoform X3: MPQGHSRLGAGGRSTPSPPSSPRFRHGRNKSSGGGRGSKKSLVEKLVLAVVSAVFRRRGVLLFAPVLYITGMVLYMGSFGFDVGVRMNAGGPAPPGSVYRSPQVFEKLWPLMENESNSSFNALTMAWSQTLHQSWQPCGSMTICQTGSKELPESNGFLIIEANGGLNQQRLSICDAVAVAGLLNATLVIPIFHLNSVWQDSSNFSDIFDEDFFIDSLKNNVKIVRELPEDMLQQFDYNISSIVNLRVKGWSTRNHYLEKVLPRMKELGAVRIAPFSNRLANAVPSPVQCLRCLANFEALRFAEPIRVLAERMVQRMTRRSSEGGGRYVSVHLRFEKDMVAFSCCKYDGGEEEKREMDIAREKGWRGKFRRKGRVIKPGANRMDGKCPLTPLEVGMMLRGMGFDNTTSVYVAAGKIYKEEKFMAPLKLMFPYLQTKNTLATPEELAPFKIGSS, from the exons ATGCCGCAAGGCCACAGCCGTCTGGGAGCCGGCGGCCGCTCCACGCCCTCTCCGCCCTCTTCGCCGCGGTTCCGCCACGGCCGGAACAAGAGCTCCGGCGGCGGCAGGGGGTCGAAGAAGAGCCTGGTGGAGAAACTGGTGTTGGCGGTCGTGTCGGCGGTTTTTAGGCGGAGAGGCGTGCTCTTGTTCGCGCCGGTGTTGTACATTACTGGTATGGTGTTGTATATGGGGTCTTTCGGGTTCGACGTTGGGGTGAGGATGAATGCGGGCGGTCCTGCGCCTCCGGGATCTGTGTACAGGAGTCCTCAGGTCTTCGAGAAACTGTGGCCTTTGATGGAGAACGAAAGCAATTCCAGCTTTAACGCG TTGACAATGGCATGGAGTCAAACATTACATCAAAGTTGGCAGCCTTGTGGTAGCATGACCATCTGTCAAACAG GGTCCAAAGAATTGCCAGAATCGAATGGTTTCCTTATAATTGAAGCAAATGGTGGGTTAAACCAACAACGCTTGTCG ATATGTGATGCGGTGGCAGTAGCTGGACTGCTGAATGCAACTCTGGTTATACCTATTTTTCATCTGAACAGTGTTTGGCAAGATTCCAG CAACTTCTCAGACATATTTGATGAagattttttcattgattctcTCAAGAATAATGTAAAGATAGTCAGAGAACTCCCAGAGGATATGCTTCAGCAATTTGACTATAACATAAGCAGCATAGTAAATTTAAGAGTAAAAGGATGGTCCACTCGTAACCATTATCTTGAAAAGGTCCTTCCAAGGATGAAGGAACTCGG AGCTGTGCGCATTGCCCCTTTTTCCAACAGATTGGCAAATGCAGTTCCTTCACCGGTACAATGTCTCAGATGCTTAGCCAATTTTGAAGCGCTGAGGTTCGCAGAACCTATAAGAGTTCTTGCTGAGAGGATGGTTCAAAGAATGACTAGGAGAAGCTCAGAAGGTGGGGGCAGATATGTGTCGGTGCATCTTAGATTTGAGAAG GATATGGTTGCCTTTTCATGCTGCAAATATGATGGTGGAGAGGAGGAGAAACGTGAAATGGATATTGCTCGAGAAAAAGGATGGAGAGGAAAATTTAGGAGAAAAGGAAGAGTGATAAAACCTGGCGCAAATCGGATGGATGGAAAATGCCCTCTTACTCCGCTGGAG GTGGGCATGATGCTTAGGGGCATGGGTTTTGATAACACCACTTCAGTATATGTGGCAGCTGGAAAAatttataaagaagaaaagttcaTGGCCCCTCTTAAGTTGATGTTTCCATACCTACAAACAAAGAATACCCTTGCCACTCCCGAAGAACTAGCTCCATTCAAG ATTGGCAGCTCTTGA
- the LOC115734353 gene encoding succinate dehydrogenase assembly factor 1A, mitochondrial, which yields MGGGNAPRRLSGMQKQVLALYRGFLRAARSKSPDDRRRIDSVVSSEFRRNAHQVDRKNFLYIEYLLRRGKKQLDQLKSPDTTGLSSLSFAPPSQSVGSHK from the coding sequence ATGGGTGGCGGGAACGCACCGAGGAGGCTCTCCGGGATGCAGAAGCAGGTGCTCGCCCTCTACCGTGGGTTCCTCCGGGCGGCCCGCTCCAAGTCCCCCGACGATCGCCGCCGCATCGACTCGGTCGTCTCGTCCGAGTTCCGCCGCAACGCCCACCAGGTAGACCGCAAGAACTTCCTCTACATCGAGTACTTGCTCCGCCGGGGCAAGAAGCAGCTCGATCAGCTCAAGAGCCCCGACACCACCGGGTTGTCTTCTCTCAGTTTCGCCCCGCCTTCTCAATCGGTAGGCTCGCACAAGTAG
- the LOC115738381 gene encoding 50S ribosomal protein L18 isoform X1 yields the protein MACGVASSRTHFSPLCSDTIPTRSASDKRPSSLSWASSFPIADLNVSLAIASKPALPKESFIQSAWTRRSRGEAAKRPNRKSWKQRTDMYLRPFLLNVFFSKRFVHAKVMHRGTSKVVAVATTNARDLRNNLPSLTDVNACRVIGQLIAERAKDADVYAIAYEPRKDERIEGKLGIVLDTIKENGIIFV from the exons ATGGCGTGCGGCGTGGCTTCTTCGCGAACCCACTTTTCTCCTCTCTGCTCCGACACAATCCCGACGCGCTCGGCCTCGGACAAACGACCCAGTTCGCTCTCCTGGGCTTCTTCATTCCCGATTGCGGACCTCAATGTCTCGCTCGCAATCGCCTCAAAACCCGCTCTACCCAAG GAATCGTTCATTCAGTCTGCTTGGACCCGGAGATCTCGCGGTGAAGCTGCAAAGAGACCCAACAGGAAGTCATGGAAGCAGAGGACAGACATGTACCTGAGGCCATTCCTGCTCAACGTGTTCTTCTCAAAGAGGTTCGTTCACGCAAAGGTGATGCACCGAGGAACGAGCAAGGTGGTGGCTGTCGCAACAACAAATGCCAGAGATCTCAGGAACAATTTGCCGTCACTGACGGATGTCAATGCTTGTAGGGTTATAGGACAGCTGATAGCTGAGCGAGCAAAGGATGCCGATGTATATGCTATTGCTTATGAACCAAGAAAGGATGAGAGAATAGAGGGAAAGCTGGGGATCGTGCTCGATACTATCAAGGAAAATGGCATTATATTTGTGTAA
- the LOC115738381 gene encoding uncharacterized protein LOC115738381 isoform X2: MACGVASSRTHFSPLCSDTIPTRSASDKRPSSLSWASSFPIADLNVSLAIASKPALPKESFIQSAWTRRSRGEAAKRPNRKSWKQRTDMYLRPFLLNVFFSKRFVHAKVMHRGTSKGYRTADS, translated from the exons ATGGCGTGCGGCGTGGCTTCTTCGCGAACCCACTTTTCTCCTCTCTGCTCCGACACAATCCCGACGCGCTCGGCCTCGGACAAACGACCCAGTTCGCTCTCCTGGGCTTCTTCATTCCCGATTGCGGACCTCAATGTCTCGCTCGCAATCGCCTCAAAACCCGCTCTACCCAAG GAATCGTTCATTCAGTCTGCTTGGACCCGGAGATCTCGCGGTGAAGCTGCAAAGAGACCCAACAGGAAGTCATGGAAGCAGAGGACAGACATGTACCTGAGGCCATTCCTGCTCAACGTGTTCTTCTCAAAGAGGTTCGTTCACGCAAAGGTGATGCACCGAGGAACGAGCAAG GGTTATAGGACAGCTGATAGCTGA